GTACACAAGTGGTAATCTCTGATGAAAGTGCGATAGGCAGGCATGAGATAGTAATGGAAAGGGCGAGAACAATAATAAGCACGAATGCAAATTTACTCTTCACGGTATCCTGTGTATATAGCGTAAAGAGCTGTTTTTGTCAATCAACCCCGGGATGGTTTTTCGATTTCCTGTTATTTTTTGTTTCTTCGTGCAAAAAGAATTTCTAAAAAGAAATTGATTTCTGTGACGGATGGCTACCCGGGTGGGCAAAAATCACAGCCAAATCTTTTCTTGCTCGCGCTTATCATCTAATGGCTGTTTATCGCACGTTGAGCTTAAAACACCTTCTTCAGGAGCTCAGCGGCAATTACCGCCTTTTCAACCTCTTTTGAGCCTTCGTAGATCTCCACGATCTTTGCATCCCGGTAGAACCTCTGGATGTCGTAATCGCTGATATACCCATAGCCGCCGTGTAGCTGTAGTGCCTCATTGGTAACGTATACGCCGGTCTCTCCTCCAAACCACTTTGCCATCGAGATGAGCGCGTGGTCAGGCTTCCCTTTATCCATGGAATAGGCTGCCCTCCAGTAAAGCCCCCGGGCAGCTTCTACACGGGTTGCCATCTCTGCAAGCTTGAACTGAACGCCCTGGAGGTGTGCCAGCGTTTTGCCAAAGGCTTTTCTCTTTTTGACGTATGCTACGGCAAGCTCAAGGGCTCCCTGGGCAACACCGACACCTTGTGCCGCTACGTGGTTCCTCGTCTTGTTGAAGAAATCCATGAGCTGGTAAAACCCATTCCCCTCTTTTCCGATAAGGTTTCCAGCCGGGACCTCGATGTTGTTAAGACTCAGCTCGGCAGTGTTGTTTGCCCTGATGCCCATCTTGCCGTGTATCTTTGTGGCCTCATAGCCGGGCCTGTCTGTCTCGACAAGGATCACGCTGTGCCGACGGT
This window of the Syntrophorhabdaceae bacterium genome carries:
- a CDS encoding acyl-CoA dehydrogenase family protein translates to MELTSEQVDIKKAAREFAEGEFRERAQEFDEKEEFDLSLWKKACENGFVGTFIKEEYGGAGLGYFEHSLIAEEFWRVDPGCGQSILSCTFGSEMVQAFGSEEQKKKYLPPLVAGEAIIGFGITESDAGSDVASLKTTAVKKGDSYVINGTKMFTTNGCIANYVLIFCITNPEEKDTHRRHSVILVETDRPGYEATKIHGKMGIRANNTAELSLNNIEVPAGNLIGKEGNGFYQLMDFFNKTRNHVAAQGVGVAQGALELAVAYVKKRKAFGKTLAHLQGVQFKLAEMATRVEAARGLYWRAAYSMDKGKPDHALISMAKWFGGETGVYVTNEALQLHGGYGYISDYDIQRFYRDAKIVEIYEGSKEVEKAVIAAELLKKVF